The following is a genomic window from Pseudomonas purpurea.
AAAAAATCGCCCAACTGGCACGCACCGACGGGCTGACCGGCCTGGCCAACCGCGCCACCCTGATCGAACGGCTGCACCAGGCTTTCGCCGCGACCCGCCGTGGGGCAACACCCTTTGCAATCTTCTACCTGGACCTCGACCACTTCAAACGCATCAACGACACCCTGGGCCATCCCATCGGGGACTTGTTGTTGCAGGAAGTCGCCCGGCGCATCAAGGCCTGCGTGCGGGAAAACGACGTGGTGGCACGTTTGGGCGGTGACGAATTCGCGATCTTGCAACTGGACATCGGCGACCCGTCGCACTGTGCCTCCCTCGCCGCCAAGATTCGCGACAGGCTGGTGCTGCCCTACTCGCTGGACGGTAACAATGTGCGGGTCTCGGTCAGCATCGGCATCAGCACCTGCACCCAGGAAACCCCCAGTGCCGACACCCTGCTGACCCAGGCCGACATGGCGCTGTACCGTTCCAAGGAAAAGGGCCGCAACCAGTACCACTTCCACTCCGAGGAGATCAATCAGGAAGTGGTCGACCGGATGACCATTGCCAATGACTTGAAACAGGCCCTGGAACTGGACGAGCTGGAGCTGCATTACTTGCCGGAAGTGGACCTGGGCACCGGCAGGATCCTCGGCATGCAAGCCCAGGTGCGCTGGAACCACCCGCAACGCGGCCTTCTTGAGGCGGACACCTTCATGCCCGCGGCCGAAAAAACCGGCACCGTCATCGCCCTCGGGCACTGGTTGCTGGATCGCGCCTGCCAGCAAATGCGCCAATGGCGCGACCAGGGCATGTCGCCCCCGGTGATCGCCATCAAGCTGTCCCTGGCCCAGCTCAAAAGCGGTCCGGACCTGATTTATGACGTGCTGCGCACCACCGCTCGCTGGAACCTCTGCCCGTGGGACCTGCGCTTCGACGTCACCGAAGCCACGCTGGCGCAGACCAAATGGACCCACAACGATGTGCTGCCACGCTTGCGCGAGCTGGGAGTGAAAATCGCCATTGATGATTTCGGCACCGAATACTCCTCGTTCGACTACCTCAAGACCTACCGGGTCAATCACCTGAAAATCGCCCAGGCGTTCATTGATAGCGCCAGCCGCGATGCGGCCAGTGCGACCACCCTGCGCGCCATCATCAACTTTGCCCGGGACGTGGGCATCGGCATCATCGCCGAGGGCGTCGAGACACAGGAACAGCGCAGTTCGCTGATGTCCACCGGTTCACCCATGAACGCCCAGGGTTATTACTTCAGCAAAGCCGTCAGCAGTGAACAGGCCGCCGAGTTGTTGCAGGCCGGCAGTATCGTGCCCACCACTCTGCCGACCCCGACCGCGCAAGATCCGCCGCCCCCGGAGGCCACGCGATGAACCCAGCGTTTGCCCAGACCAACCGGCGCATCCTGATCATTGATGACACTCCTTCGATCCATCAGGACTTTCGCAAGATCCTGGGGCCCGATGCCCAGGGTGAAAGTGCCCTGGCCGATACCGAGGCGTGCCTGTTCGGTACACCCCCCAAAAGCCGTCCAACCTTTGACCTCGACTCAGCCTATCAAGGCAAAGAGGCGCTGGACCTGGTCACCCGCGCCCAGGCGGAGGGCCGGCCTTATGCCCTGGCCTTCACGGACATGCGCATGCCACCTGGCTGGGATGGCCTGGAAACCATCGAGCGCTTGTGGAAAGTCGACCCAAACCTGCAAATCGCCTTGTGCACGGCATTTTCCGATTACTCCTGGGAAGCGATGGCCGAACGGCTGGAGTTCGGTGACCAGTTGCTGGTGCTGAAGAAGCCGTTCGACAGCCTGGAAATCCGTCAGATGGCCAGTGCCCTGACGTGGAAATGGCAGATGGCCCAGGACGCCGCCCTCAAGATGCTCAGCCTTGAGCGAACCATCGAGGAGCGCGTCCATGAGTTGCTCAAGGTCTCCCACCTGTTGCAGTACGACGTCCTCACCGAACTGCCCAACAGCACCTTGCTCGGTGATCGCCTGAATCAGGCCCTGGCCCTTTCACGGCGCCATGACAAACAACTGGCGGTGATGTTTCTGGGCCTTGACCGCTTCAAGCGCATCAACAATGCCCTGGGCCACCCGACCGGCGATGAAATGCTCAAGCGCGTCGGCCAGAGCCTGGTGAGCAGCGTGCGCGAGTCCGACTCGGTGTTTCGCTACGGCGCGGACGAGTTCGTGGTGATCCTGGCCGACATCCACCACCCCCAGCAGACCAAAGGCGTCGCTGAAAAACTCCTGGCCGCGGTCAGCACACCCCAGCATATCGCCGGCCATGACCTGCGCGTGACCGCCAGCCTGGGTATCAGCATCTACCCCGACGACGGCTTCGATGCCGTGGCGCTGATCAAAAAAGCCGAAACCGCGATGCGTAACGTCAAGGAAAGCGGCCCGAACGATTTCAGCTTCTTCATTGACGAAATGAACCTGCGCGCACGCCAACAACAAAGCATCGAATCGGGCATTCGCCTGGCCCTGGAGCGCAACGAATTTGTTCTGCATTACCAACCCAAACTTGACCTCAACAGCGGCCGAGTGGTCGGTGCCGAAGCGTTGATACGCTGGTTCAAGCCGGATCATGGCTGGATCTACCCGTCGGACTTCATCGGCGTGGCTGAAGACAGCGGGTTGATCGTGCCCTTGAGCAAGTGGGTGCTGGGCCAGGCCTGTCGACAGGCCTGCGCCTGGCAAAAGGCGGGGCTGCCGGCGATCTGCATGTCGGTGAACGTGTCCGCCATCGACTTTCGCCAACGCGGTTTTGTTGACGGGATTGTGGACATATTGCGCCAGACCGGGCTTGAACCGAGTTTGCTGGAACTGGAAATCACCGAAAGTGTGTTGATGCAAAGCATCGACACCACGGTCCTGATCCTGCAAGCCATCAAGGCCTTGGGCGTCAGGTTGGCCATTGATGACTTTGGCACGGGTTATTCGAGCCTGAGCTACTTGCGCAAATTCCCGGTGGACGTCCTGAAAATCGATCAGTCGTTCGTGCGCGGCGTGAGCTACGACAGCAACGATGCAGCGCTGGTCAGCGCCATCATCAGCCTGGGCAAGAGCCTGCACCTGAACATCATCGCCGAAGGCATCGAGACCCTTGAGCAACTGGACTTTCTCAAAGCCCACCAGTGCGAAGAAGGCCAGGGTTATTACTTCAGCAGAGCCGTGTCCCCCGAGGACTTCGCACACTTCCTGAAACCGGCAACGCCGTATCCATTAGCAGGTCAGTAGCACTGCTGCGCCAAGGAGGCTTCTGATGTGGCCACACGGACCGACCCTCGTCTTGCCCCTGCTGCTTGCGGCTGCCCTGGCTGCGAGCGCCGAGCCGCTGGATGAGCCGCTGAAACCCTTGCCACCGGTGCCAAAACAGGACCCGCAGCGCGTTGAGCTTGGCCGTCTGCTGTTCAACGAACCCCGTTTATCAGTCAACAACAGCCTGTCGTGCGCCAGCTGTCATCAGCTGGAAAAAGGCGGGGCCGACGACAAAGGGTTCTCCATCGGCGTCACTGGCACCCCCGTGGCGTTCAATACCCCAAGTGTGTTCAATGCCAGCCTTAATTTCCGGCAGTTCTGGGATGGCCGCGCCGACACCCTGGAGGCGCAAGCCCACGAAGTGGTGCAAAACCCGAGCGAGATGGGCAGTCATTGGGAGCATGTCATTGAGACCCTCACCGCCGACCCGGCCTATCAATCGGCGTTCGGCAAGGCCTACCCCGACGGGGTGACCACCACCAATGTGCAGGATGCACTGGCCACCTACGAACGCACGCTGCTGAGCAGCAACTCGCGTTTCGACCAATACCTGCTGGGCAATACCGACATCCTCGATATCGACGAGAAGTACGGTTACCAGCGCTTCAAGGACTACGGCTGTATCGCCTGCCATCAGGGCGTGAACATCGGCGGCAACATGTTCCAGAAGTTTGGTGTGATGGGCGATTACTTCCAGGCCCGGGGC
Proteins encoded in this region:
- a CDS encoding EAL domain-containing protein, which encodes MKTPLGQANRRILIVDDTASIHQDFGKILAPQIFDDDALSSAEEALFGAPAAVALQGFVLDSAFQGLEALAKVEAALAKDLPYAMAFIDMRMPPGWDGLETIERLWQVDPKLQVALCTAYSDYSWDDIAERLELGDRLLILKKPFDAIEIRQMASALTVKWQMTEDAALKMNLLEQAVEERTRELSDANVIVQNSPTILYRLRGEPSFPLMYISHNITKFGHLAAHLVASANWAQELIHPEDQDKVDAAMARVLDRHAAGASIEFRLRTGDGDWRWVENRYVPVRDHDGRLLEVEGIIIDITERKLAEEKIAQLARTDGLTGLANRATLIERLHQAFAATRRGATPFAIFYLDLDHFKRINDTLGHPIGDLLLQEVARRIKACVRENDVVARLGGDEFAILQLDIGDPSHCASLAAKIRDRLVLPYSLDGNNVRVSVSIGISTCTQETPSADTLLTQADMALYRSKEKGRNQYHFHSEEINQEVVDRMTIANDLKQALELDELELHYLPEVDLGTGRILGMQAQVRWNHPQRGLLEADTFMPAAEKTGTVIALGHWLLDRACQQMRQWRDQGMSPPVIAIKLSLAQLKSGPDLIYDVLRTTARWNLCPWDLRFDVTEATLAQTKWTHNDVLPRLRELGVKIAIDDFGTEYSSFDYLKTYRVNHLKIAQAFIDSASRDAASATTLRAIINFARDVGIGIIAEGVETQEQRSSLMSTGSPMNAQGYYFSKAVSSEQAAELLQAGSIVPTTLPTPTAQDPPPPEATR
- a CDS encoding EAL domain-containing protein produces the protein MNPAFAQTNRRILIIDDTPSIHQDFRKILGPDAQGESALADTEACLFGTPPKSRPTFDLDSAYQGKEALDLVTRAQAEGRPYALAFTDMRMPPGWDGLETIERLWKVDPNLQIALCTAFSDYSWEAMAERLEFGDQLLVLKKPFDSLEIRQMASALTWKWQMAQDAALKMLSLERTIEERVHELLKVSHLLQYDVLTELPNSTLLGDRLNQALALSRRHDKQLAVMFLGLDRFKRINNALGHPTGDEMLKRVGQSLVSSVRESDSVFRYGADEFVVILADIHHPQQTKGVAEKLLAAVSTPQHIAGHDLRVTASLGISIYPDDGFDAVALIKKAETAMRNVKESGPNDFSFFIDEMNLRARQQQSIESGIRLALERNEFVLHYQPKLDLNSGRVVGAEALIRWFKPDHGWIYPSDFIGVAEDSGLIVPLSKWVLGQACRQACAWQKAGLPAICMSVNVSAIDFRQRGFVDGIVDILRQTGLEPSLLELEITESVLMQSIDTTVLILQAIKALGVRLAIDDFGTGYSSLSYLRKFPVDVLKIDQSFVRGVSYDSNDAALVSAIISLGKSLHLNIIAEGIETLEQLDFLKAHQCEEGQGYYFSRAVSPEDFAHFLKPATPYPLAGQ
- a CDS encoding cytochrome c peroxidase, with the translated sequence MWPHGPTLVLPLLLAAALAASAEPLDEPLKPLPPVPKQDPQRVELGRLLFNEPRLSVNNSLSCASCHQLEKGGADDKGFSIGVTGTPVAFNTPSVFNASLNFRQFWDGRADTLEAQAHEVVQNPSEMGSHWEHVIETLTADPAYQSAFGKAYPDGVTTTNVQDALATYERTLLSSNSRFDQYLLGNTDILDIDEKYGYQRFKDYGCIACHQGVNIGGNMFQKFGVMGDYFQARGNPLESDLGRYLVTKDDEDRYVFKVPSLRNVAVTAPYFHDASAKTLEEAVDIMFKFQLGRVPSTDDKTLIIKFLKTLTGEWGGKPL